GGCCCCAGCTTTGTCACTGCAAGTGGAGGTAAGAGAATTATGAAAATtatctctaaaaggaaatttcCCAAGCCCAACATCTAGACAGAAGAGCTCATTTTACTACTGACAGATCATTAGCTCTCTGCTTAGGTGAATGAGCACTGGATGGGAGGGCAGGATCTTGCCACAGTGAACACCAGCAATGGATACGAACTTGCAGTCTGACTGTGATTTGATCCTACACATCTCAAGTCTCCAGAAAGGGGAGTTACCAACTCCTTGCACATGGTATAGAAACATGCCATTGGCCAGAATAAGTACAGGAAGCTCCTTTTAGGGGTTTTATTACCAAAAATGTTAGAGAACGATGACCTCAAGAGCAGTAATGGGGGTGAGATGTTCAAGGCAAAACATCCCAAATACCCTTAGGCTGTCCTGTACTTCAAAAATCTTACTAAGGCAAGGTTCCAGTCCTCCGGAAATACATATGTAACAAACACTAAAGCTGCACCTACTTGGCCTTGAGCTTCCCGAACCCACTGCCCTGGGAAGCACTACAGAAAGTGCTCACTAAAGCCTTATTTTTTCTGTTGGTCCTATCTCCAGTCCTCTTTTCCTCCAGCAgcaatttttgtcttttcttccccTGCATGTCATCTTGGTGGTCATGTCAATCAAAATGTACTGCCTCTGCTCAGCCTGAGCCGTATGGCACAAGGGCAGTGGGGTGGGGATGACTTACCCTAATGGCTGCACCCCCAGGAGACATCAATCCGTTTGTTACTAGAACTACCTTGAAGACTGTTTCTTCAACCTTCTCTGCAGTTCTCTGAGCTACCGAAATCCAACCaacaacttttctttttctttgatgctTATACTCAAAGACCCcctcatttagtaaatatataagAGAAATCACTTTGAACAAATGAGCTATATTTGTACACAATGGGAAAACCACAAATCTCTGGTCTGCCAGTAGAAATTATTCCAAGTTTGTGTTTGTCTGGTTTCATCCACTAAGAGGCAGCTGGGCCATTGACAGGAGAGCCCTGGATGTGGCTGTATGGCTTCAGATGAGTCACGTCACCTCCTAGGGCTTCTCTTAtcttgaagatgaagagacttaACTAAGTTATTCCCAAGGTCCCTTCCAACTCAAAAACCCAGGAATCCCACAGTTCTCTCTCCCCAAGGGCTTTGGGACCAAAAGAGAATTCCGGGTTCTTCCCTTTCCTCTGTCAATTCAGAATGGCCCCACAGAGGAGGTGGAAATCATAGCGCTATCACCAGGAGAACACAGGGCTGATTTCAAGGGAAATGAATAAGCAAGCACAGAGAGGaagactttgttttaaaaagtccatCAGTGTGGAGACAGAGGGTGGCAAATGCAGCCTCCCGCACAGAGGTCCAATTGTCTCTTCAGTCTGCACTGCTACACCCAGTGTCTGACACAGAGGGCCTGGTGTGTGCCCTCTCCCCAGACTGCCTGGCCAGCCCCTCCTGCGTCTTGCCATCATATTACATTCAGGATATGATACCATGGCCACTCACACTCAGGGGAGGTGGAGGCAAGAAGGGAAAAAGCATGATCGCATAAGACAACAATATCAGCAAATCTACTTTTTGTTAACAGAGGGGCAAAATtctttacaaacaaacaaaaaaaggctcGTAGGCTTGTTGTGTGCCACTCAAGTCACCAGACTTACTTGAAGAAATTGGGCCATTACAGGTGGTTCGACTGCTCCTGAGTTTTGTTATCACTAAATATCACTGGACACATCAGGAAAGTCATTGCCCTTCTGGGTTCACCCAAGCCCAGACGCATCCCTCCTAACTGTGAGcaggccagcagggctggcaagCTTCAACCAAACAttccttcctttacttttctGTCTGACGGATTTTCAGCCCTTTTGTGTCTTCACATCCTGGCTGGATCTTCAGTCTGATCGGAGACCATCTCTCCTTCTTCCCATTCCCCAAGTGCAAGAGCCAAATTCCAAGCCTGAGATATTATGCCCGATAGGCCTCACACACAGTGGCTCGAGTCAGAATCTAACCTCTCACATGCGTTGTACCAGGCCTTTGCCTGCATCCAGGGCACAGTTAGAACCAGAAGCATTCCAAGATCCAGAAATGACTGCTCTTCATACCACAGTTTAtgctttatttacattttgtttttgtttttgttttttttacttgaaagttaaagagagcaagagagaatatgttccatctattggttcacttcccaaatgtccaaccaacagccagggctgggtcaggccaaagccaggagccagggactccctcTGGATCTCACTCAGAGGTGGCAAGGATCCATATACTCAAGCCattgtttgctgcctcccaggctctgcattagcaggaaaccggaattaagagcacagccaggactccaatccatgcactgcaatatgggatgcaggcttcccaagtggaatcctaactgctacaccaaatgcccatccccacAGCTAATATTTTAATGAGtcccaaaagaataaaaattcaaaagagtCCCTGGAAAGCTACTTAgcagcccagtggaaagaataacACACAGTTTTATGGAAGAAGTGATAATGGTTATAGGGTGGGGAGTGGAAGGGAGTGAACTGAGCTCCTATGCTTATTAACTTTGTGCTAATATTTCTCCTTTCTTGCACCCTCCCCCACTACCATTTCCATCATGCAAAATAAACACACAGGAATATGACGTAGAATTTTGATTCCAACCCTTTGCAACCACAGAGGAGAAACCCGCTCTCACCTGAGTTTTTGTCAGGCAGTCGGCTGATCCTCCACACGATGGAGTTGAAGGCATGTTCATACTTGGCAGTTCCCAAGGTTACCCTCATGACTGGCTCAGAGCCAGAGAGACTAGCTGAGCCGAAACTCGCGCCCCGGTTCACTTTGGCTTTCAAAGACTTTTCCCCCAGGACACTCTCCCTGCGCAAGTTTTTCACCCACTCGCTGGGCACAGGGTAACGGATCATCACACTCTCACAGGGAACCTGAGTGAGAGGGTCCCGGTTGGAGGAGAAGCCGGTGGACATCCTCAGCCAGCTCTGCACCTCCACCTCTGCCCCGTTGATGCTTGCTGCCGTCCTGAGCGTGAAAGGCAAGGTCTTCTCGGCAAACACCGTCCTGAAGCGCATGAGCTCAAACCGGCATGCGTCCAAAGGGTTGAACAGGATGACCCGTGAGCTGTTGAAAACGTCCTCGTCTGCACACCCATGAAAACGGCACTCGTGGAGCTTGATCCACTTGGTGGTCGTGGTGGGCATGATGTCCTGCCGTGAAACTATCTCGTTCCCTTTGACGAGGATGTCGTTGAGGCCCAAGCGGCACTCTGCAAGCCCAGAGAGGAAACTCAGAATGTGGATCCGTGTCAAGATGTGGTGCTGGAGGATCTGGTTGTCCCCTTTGCTCACAACGCCAGAGAATTCATCTCTGACGTCCACTGTTATCTCCTCTTCAAGGTAATTCAAACCAACTGTGCTCAGCTCCATGGACAACACGGGCAGCTCCATGAGACGGTCCTGCACTGCACGGATGAAGCTCAGGAAGTCATCGTAATTGGTGGTGCCCAGCTTAATCACTTGTTCCCTTTCTGCCATGTGGGCCACAGCAGGTTTGGGCTGGTATTTCTTCTTCTCCTTGTAGGTGACACGGTCTATCCGCAAGCTGTGGATCCTGCCGTTCTCATCGTAATTCTGAAGCCGGGGTTCTGAAATCTCATGGTAGATCTCCAGCTTGAACTCACGGAATGGTTTCTCTAGGCCCTGCTCATAATAGAGCTGCAGGTACCCAGTGTCTGTCAGTTTGATGTATATTGGTCCCCAGTGCCTGGAAGACATGATGTTCTTCTTCTCAGGGATTCTCAGCATCATGGGCCACCcgtccctgggctgggagagtGCTGACCCAGGCAGGTGAGAGTCTAGCTCCATCCAGGTTACTGGGTCATCATCAGGTAGTGTCGCGCTGCCCAAGTGATCGGGGTCATCAATCTGGAGTTGTTTGAGTTTTTCAACAGCAACAGAGTGTGACTGGCTTTTGCTTGAGTCATCAAAACTGATGGCGTCTTGGTAGATGACGATGAGGGAGTCTCTCTGGCTTTTGCCTGTGGTACTGGAAACGGAACTGTTTTGGGAGCGTCTCTCCTGCTCCTCAAAGAAAGCCCTGAAAGGGTTGATGGGGGAGGGCTGAACATTCTGGAGGGTCTCATTCAGGAACGGGTTGGTTGCCCTCCACGGTGGAGCCTCGGTTTTGGATGGCGGACGGTTTAAGGAGGCAATGTCCAGCTTCTGAACTTTGGAGAAGTTCATCAACGTGCTCTTGGGACGGTCCCTCTTTTTAAATGACCCAGTTGAGTTATACGGGACTTCTGGGGTCACAGATGCAACAGGTGGTGCATTCGGAGGAGAGGTGACTGGTGGCAAAGAGCAAAGGACTTCATTGTCATCAAAAGTGACCCAGCTGGGGAAACGAGCAGAAGTCACTGGAGGGGCAGGGTGCCCATTCATGGCTGGACTAGCCGCCTGCCAGCCAGCggtctccatctctacctcttcATCTTCCTGGAGCGAGGAAGAATTGTCTACGAAGAAAAGAAGAACATATGAGGAATGCCATTCAGGGCCTCTACAGGTGTGGGACACTGAAGTGTGGGAACACTGTAAATCCCAAAGCAGCTCGTCACCTTCTTCAACTGCTTCATCTGGGCATAGATGTTGTAATTCTGTCATGGGTACACCACAGGGCCATCACATTCAGTAAGATCGCAATGGCTC
The nucleotide sequence above comes from Oryctolagus cuniculus chromosome 20, mOryCun1.1, whole genome shotgun sequence. Encoded proteins:
- the STON2 gene encoding stonin-2 isoform X1: MTTLDHVIATHQSDWVSFNEEPLFNVPSKGGTDEHLPRLSSSSDPSESSSGENHAVDAGSQDLSHSEQDDSSEKMGLISEVASSPGTPERPPSDLASAISNWVQFEDDTPWANTSPPHRETALTMPCWTCPSFGSLGRCPLTSESSWTTHSEDTSSPSFGPSYTDLQLISAEEQTSGKASGADSTDERTEWQTGRQTVESPVQACKEHTSTRTHVLDPSPPPLHLRRSQSPGEGPEDNSSSLQEDEEVEMETAGWQAASPAMNGHPAPPVTSARFPSWVTFDDNEVLCSLPPVTSPPNAPPVASVTPEVPYNSTGSFKKRDRPKSTLMNFSKVQKLDIASLNRPPSKTEAPPWRATNPFLNETLQNVQPSPINPFRAFFEEQERRSQNSSVSSTTGKSQRDSLIVIYQDAISFDDSSKSQSHSVAVEKLKQLQIDDPDHLGSATLPDDDPVTWMELDSHLPGSALSQPRDGWPMMLRIPEKKNIMSSRHWGPIYIKLTDTGYLQLYYEQGLEKPFREFKLEIYHEISEPRLQNYDENGRIHSLRIDRVTYKEKKKYQPKPAVAHMAEREQVIKLGTTNYDDFLSFIRAVQDRLMELPVLSMELSTVGLNYLEEEITVDVRDEFSGVVSKGDNQILQHHILTRIHILSFLSGLAECRLGLNDILVKGNEIVSRQDIMPTTTTKWIKLHECRFHGCADEDVFNSSRVILFNPLDACRFELMRFRTVFAEKTLPFTLRTAASINGAEVEVQSWLRMSTGFSSNRDPLTQVPCESVMIRYPVPSEWVKNLRRESVLGEKSLKAKVNRGASFGSASLSGSEPVMRVTLGTAKYEHAFNSIVWRISRLPDKNSASGHPHCFFCHLELGSDREVPSRFANHVNVEFSMPTTSASKTAVRSISVEDKTDVRKWVNYSAHYSYKVEIEQKKSLKPDFEGDESENPKECGVQ
- the STON2 gene encoding stonin-2 isoform X3, with translation MTTLDHVIATHQSDWVSFNEEPLFNVPSKGGTDEHLPRLSSSSDPSESSSGENHAVDAGSQDLSHSEQDDSSEKMGLISEVASSPGTPERPPSDLASAISNWVQFEDDTPWANTSPPHRETALTMPCWTCPSFGSLGRCPLTSESSWTTHSEDTSSPSFGPSYTDLQLISAEEQTSGKASGADSTDNSSSLQEDEEVEMETAGWQAASPAMNGHPAPPVTSARFPSWVTFDDNEVLCSLPPVTSPPNAPPVASVTPEVPYNSTGSFKKRDRPKSTLMNFSKVQKLDIASLNRPPSKTEAPPWRATNPFLNETLQNVQPSPINPFRAFFEEQERRSQNSSVSSTTGKSQRDSLIVIYQDAISFDDSSKSQSHSVAVEKLKQLQIDDPDHLGSATLPDDDPVTWMELDSHLPGSALSQPRDGWPMMLRIPEKKNIMSSRHWGPIYIKLTDTGYLQLYYEQGLEKPFREFKLEIYHEISEPRLQNYDENGRIHSLRIDRVTYKEKKKYQPKPAVAHMAEREQVIKLGTTNYDDFLSFIRAVQDRLMELPVLSMELSTVGLNYLEEEITVDVRDEFSGVVSKGDNQILQHHILTRIHILSFLSGLAECRLGLNDILVKGNEIVSRQDIMPTTTTKWIKLHECRFHGCADEDVFNSSRVILFNPLDACRFELMRFRTVFAEKTLPFTLRTAASINGAEVEVQSWLRMSTGFSSNRDPLTQVPCESVMIRYPVPSEWVKNLRRESVLGEKSLKAKVNRGASFGSASLSGSEPVMRVTLGTAKYEHAFNSIVWRISRLPDKNSASGHPHCFFCHLELGSDREVPSRFANHVNVEFSMPTTSASKTAVRSISVEDKTDVRKWVNYSAHYSYKVEIEQKKSLKPDFEGDESENPKECGVQ
- the STON2 gene encoding stonin-2 isoform X2, which translates into the protein MTTLDHVIATHQSDWVSFNEEPLFNVPSKGGTDEHLPRLSSSSDPSESSSGENHAVDAGSQDLSHSEQDDSSEKMGLISEVASSPGTPERPPSDLASAISNWVQFEDDTPWANTSPPHRETALTMPCWTCPSFGSLGRCPLTSESSWTTHSEDTSSPSFGPSYTDLQLISAEEQTSGKASGADSTDERTEWQTGRQTVESPVQACKEHTSTRTHVLDPSPPPLHLRRSQSPDNSSSLQEDEEVEMETAGWQAASPAMNGHPAPPVTSARFPSWVTFDDNEVLCSLPPVTSPPNAPPVASVTPEVPYNSTGSFKKRDRPKSTLMNFSKVQKLDIASLNRPPSKTEAPPWRATNPFLNETLQNVQPSPINPFRAFFEEQERRSQNSSVSSTTGKSQRDSLIVIYQDAISFDDSSKSQSHSVAVEKLKQLQIDDPDHLGSATLPDDDPVTWMELDSHLPGSALSQPRDGWPMMLRIPEKKNIMSSRHWGPIYIKLTDTGYLQLYYEQGLEKPFREFKLEIYHEISEPRLQNYDENGRIHSLRIDRVTYKEKKKYQPKPAVAHMAEREQVIKLGTTNYDDFLSFIRAVQDRLMELPVLSMELSTVGLNYLEEEITVDVRDEFSGVVSKGDNQILQHHILTRIHILSFLSGLAECRLGLNDILVKGNEIVSRQDIMPTTTTKWIKLHECRFHGCADEDVFNSSRVILFNPLDACRFELMRFRTVFAEKTLPFTLRTAASINGAEVEVQSWLRMSTGFSSNRDPLTQVPCESVMIRYPVPSEWVKNLRRESVLGEKSLKAKVNRGASFGSASLSGSEPVMRVTLGTAKYEHAFNSIVWRISRLPDKNSASGHPHCFFCHLELGSDREVPSRFANHVNVEFSMPTTSASKTAVRSISVEDKTDVRKWVNYSAHYSYKVEIEQKKSLKPDFEGDESENPKECGVQ